The genomic DNA GATCTCCCGACTCGAACTCTAGTTTTCTCTTCTTTGTCTACTTCCTTTTGTCACCTCTTCCCTTCAACTCCACACTTTTCAAACCCTTTTCAAACGCTTTTCACACAATACGCGTTGTACACAATACTTTTATCCGAGCGATTCGCGTCGTTCTTTATTTATAGACACTGCAAACAAAAAATAAGGTTAAGTTTTTGTATCCGGCCGTCGTGAGGCGCTGGCAGTGCTAAGACACACGCAATGCTACAATTATAGGCAGAAaagttgtttaataattttttgcgaATATCTCGAAAAGCAATGGTAAACATGTAtaggaaaaaattgttcagaAATTGTTGAGCTTGACGATATATTTCAAGGCTATCAAAATCGAACAAAACGGGATCCttctgtaaataattatcgtaattatattggaaatgataattgttcgaaattatgacaaatgtaaatatatgtaaaaatatttctattttaaatcgaaattcatTTGCATAAATGCCTATACAAACGTAAAAACCGTGAAAATATGCGTAtcttaaattaacattaattacaaatgtctgaaattgtaatttctgGCATAATCCCTTTGCTCGATAGCTATTAGCAAGTAAGCAGGCGAATTTATTGCTCGTATTAACGTGTTGCGGTATCCATAAAGCAAACTAAGAAGCAGCTGTAAATAATCGATACGTTGTTTCACTTTCTCGTTCAAATCTATCTGGCTCGTTGCGTCTGCCAGTTACGCACACACTCGTGCACACACGAGTTCAATTTACGTCTCGTTTCGACCCGTATTGAGATAATTAAACGGTCGATTAAAATCGGGATCGTTAGTACGACAGGTGTGTGCATTCGTTGAGCATAGGATGAAAGGCGTTAATAATGATCGAGTTGGCGCGATTGCCATTCTTACCTCTTCGTGTTACCTATATAACCATTATTTCTTACGAGAAACAGAGCAAcgagttattttaatatttcaccgATCGGATGAACATTGATCATATACGTGCTTCTCCTCTCTTATTCGTTCCATTCACTCACGTGTTCACTGTTGTCCTTCGCTTTCTGATTCGACGTGTAATTCGTATCGAGATATTATTCCAGATTTGCtcgataattacatattattatataaattacaaatttctaaaaacataTTAGGTCTTgatgcgaaataaaattttaatcgagtcatcaattcatattttcgATACACCttgtatctgaaaaaaaaaaaagtttaaaagatgaaagaatcttacttaaattaacaaattttatcgatgattATCAAGATATTTTTCCCGCTAATTCGACCAACGCCGATTGGCCCGAGTTGCCGAAAACCAGTTTTTAAACATGTCAAAACGAATCATTCGCGGTCAATTGTGCATCTTTCCGTGCATCCTcctctcgaaattttaaaacgttgTTACCGCATACGGTAAAAAAGAGCCTTTAACAAGCGCAACAATCCAAGTTTATAGCCCCGATGACCAACATTCGgccatcattttatttataaagtaaactTTATGTAAACATCGTTATACGCACATACATATACGATtgatgttttatatttcacagaagagcataaatatttctaagaatttcGTAAAGAACAATTTGTAGACGCTCGATGAGCTATTGTGTAAAAGTATTACGCTACTCACTTGACTTTAATAACTTTACCGTACCACGATCACCGTATCGACTTTAGCACAGAATCCTGCAGCGTTAGCTTTTTTTCCCTTGCAAGGCGAGTTCACTTTCGAGCCAGGTTCATACGATCATACGAACCATAACTAAAACTTGAAAATCACGCTACGCGATGGCCGTAAAGTGATATAGGCGAGATTCGAGACGAATCAAGgggggaataaaaattattcaattaacctGGTTCGTTTAATCATCCGATTAAATTATCCATATATcctctttcaaattttctttctttattttcacgaGTTTTCACGAgcggaaacatttttttttttttatatattttgcgaagagaaattttgtcaatgttgataaaaattgatcgaagtgAAATACAGGCAGATACAGACAGGCGAAGAAGGGACGACGAGTGTacgaaattaatagattaatcaAAGAGCGTGTAGGAAAAGTAAAGGATGGAGATCGTGGCGATGTATCCAGGGGCAGTAACCCAGCCCATCGAGACAACAGTTGCGGTTAAATGCCTGAGGGAATCGGTGATGGTGACGCCACGGCGCGAAACCACCGACAACCCTTTCTGTCCAACGACTTATACCGTACGATATGTTTCACCACACTCACCGCCGGCTTAAAGTTCGAATCTTTTTCCCAACTCGgatatcaaatattacatgtgcaatttatttttgttattcgaaCCTATTATCGAATTACGGTCTCACCGATACCAAAGCATTTTCAAACTTGcgttactttttttctctctctctctctctctctctctttctttctctcttctttctcgtaACATCTCCCTGCGAATCTTCTTCGTTTCGGCGAACACGAAGAAATCGATTAAATCGGtgtaaaagtgaaataaagaaTCGAGCAATCGTGCGTTAagcgagaaatttatttgtttgtaaatttagatctgaaactaaaaaaaaagtacgtggaattgttaattatacaaaaatcattttctatatattatttgagaaaagCAGAAttcttgcaaaaaaatttattgtattggaACTGATAAAAGTAGAACTATGCAAACATCAATTTCTTTACATTCTTTACATCTTAAAttacgaagagaaagagaatatgaATTACgtttaaatgcaaaatatttgataGGTTCACATTTAGagatgagaaagaaaagagaagaatcgtGCTTCAAGtgcaaagattatttattcgtaaatttaGATCTGAaactgaagaaaaaaagtacgtggaattattaattatacaaaaatcattttctatatattatttgagaaaagCAGAATTCTTGCAAAAATTATGCAAACATCAATTTCTTTACATCTTAAATTACGAAAAGAGAATTACgtttaaatgcaaaatttgaTAGATTCACATTTAAagatgagaaagaaaagagaagaatcgtGCGAAGATTATTTGTtcataaatttagatttgaaaCTAAAAAAACTAATGGAATCCTAATTATTAAGTATGGAATCctacaaaaatcattttccacatatttctatgtatatatttgattaaaagcaGAATTCCAACTATgagatttacaaaatataaaaatttaaaatatgaaattacgaaaagagagagagagtaccgattattatatttaaaatggaaaatttttgatagatttttGATAAGGTTTAGATCACGTTTAAAGATggaagggagaaggaagggagaaggtGAGGCATTCTTGAAGGTACGGAAGcaagttgaaaagaaaaaagagggagaaggcGAGGCTGGGACGAAGAgtggaagggagaaagagagggaaagagagagactcggttatttaattaaaaccggATTATACGTGGTAGGTAGGGGCCTATCCTACATCTGTAACCACCAACCTGGCACCATCGATATATACTAATTGCTCTATCCGGATTAAATGGCCGTAAATACTGCACGAGCTCCCAGCTAATTACCTGCAGCTTGTATTTCATCGACATAGGAACCGGGCATCCTTCTTTCTTGAATCTTTCATGAGCGCGGTGTTTGAAATACATTTGCGAAATCCGTGGCAGAAACGTGTGATGtcagtttaaaaataacaaccTGTTTAATATACATACAGCGTACGGGTTGGAAatgttatgatatattaatttatcgaaatacgTTTCGATGTTCCtgttgaaaaaagagagaagaaattatatattttatatatacatagatatcaaaatgaaaacgTGTCGATAAATAGCGATGATTAATTCGTTTTCACAACCTGTTTAAACGTGGaacaaaattttctcgttACACGTTACATTATTTCCTTTtcgcatttcttttttctttcttttttctctttttttctttttagaagaaaTCCGTGCACCAGTAAaccatgtaaatatattttatcttgagCTTATCTCgtgcaatatttcatataattttatttattcgatgcatacatcattaaatttagagaaatttaatttatagaagatCGAAAGAAGGGTAGAGATAAGgttgttaattaaaagtaaggtgaagagatgaattttttaaattactttttttttcttctttctttcttttcttattcccCGTTCAAACTATCGCGAAATGTTCCGTTTATTAATCCAACgtagaatggaaaaaaaatttgaaagattcgcTCTTTAATAACGTGACACCCTCGCGGCGTGCAGGGTGGggagaatctttttatttcgctCCTTTAAGCAACCGtctcttttaattaaagatacgCAACCACTCTATCTTCCGTAGTCGTTTTAAAGTGTAAATGATAGCGCGGTTATGGTCACGGCCGTGGAAGATAGCCTCTCCTTGGAAGAAGGGAGTAGCATTGTCGTCCCATCGAGGGGTAAAGAGTAAAGCTGAAGGGTAGAAAAAcgtcgaggaaaagaaaaaaaaaaacgaacgagttaacaaaattttgttaaaaatcgtaagattatattttttattatttacatattgtatataaaaattatttttcttaagataaataatttaattaatgtattaatcttcttctaagaacaaaataaaaagaagaaatccgCAGAAAAATGAACATTTCAGATGAACGATAAGAAGATGTTTGCGGTTCAACAatctctcccctctcttcctttttttttcctctctctcttttcattcGAAACGCCCTTACACACGAAAATGGCGGAGCTTCCGTTAATTATGCGAGCAGATGGAACTTCGTAAATGGAAATCGCATCCCTTGACCATTTTCCAGGGTTTTGATGATTACATCGATAAGATTATACGGCCGGAGAAACGGGTTCTTACGCTTACCCTGAAAGTAGTAttctaatttcaaagattaCGAGAGGGGGTGCCGTTTCGTCGAATCGTTTATCAATTGTTCCATTTAGATTATCGCGCGCTCTTCCTCGCGCCTTTcccgatattattattcaacgcTATTTCTATCTATAAAACTCTTATCCTtaactctttcttttttttttctcctcccaaCAACCTTCGATATCAATCATCCAACTATAACTAATTCCAAGTGGAGGAGGAATGATATCGACGCGACAAATCTACGAAATCCCCTTTATACTCTTATTAATGTAACCGTAATGTAACAagtggaggaagaagaaaatcgaacTTATTAATCAACCTGAAGAGGTTTCGATATCGAGAgagatatcgaaaataataagtagTGGTGGTAGtagtaaaaatggaatattcctGGCCAATATCCCCCTCTCTATCGGGGAAGGTTGCGCAATAATCGAGGTGTCGTCGAATTATGAAACGAAACTgtgaagggaggaggaagggaagaggaaggaaaggaaggaaggaaggaaggactCGCCGGTATTTTGCATCGcgattatttcgaatcgaagccATCCGCAATGGCTATAAAGGGAGCGCAAGGTGTCTGTTTcaataaagaaaggaatatcGAGTGGCAGGGCGCGGACATAAATTTCCAAGTGTACCTAATTGAAAGGGGAAAGGGGACGCGGAGGCGCGAGAGAAAACGAACTCtcggggaagggagggaaaggaaagaatggACGGAGACAGGAAACGAGAGGAATCCgcgggaggagagggaggagtgGGCTCGAGAATATGTTAAACGGCTCGAGAATAGCCGGTTCGGGTTCTCCAAATAAACGATGGGGGCACGCACGGTAGCTTTGAAGAAACAAGATTCCTCGTGTCGAACTAACTTACGATTCTCGCGCCTCCTCTTTGCCAAATCGTTTGCCCggttatcttttatctttggaGCTTCGTCAGGGTGATGTTCTAATCTTCCTCGTCCAATTTAATTCGTTCCACTTTTTCCCAAAATTGCAGCGTAACGTAACTTCCTgttttcttccttatttttcggAGTTTCTTAGTTTACGGGAAagtcgagaaatatttttgatgaaattcaaaattgccTGTCGCTTCTTCGAGACACGAGAGGGATGAAAGAGAATGTGAATGTGGATGAAGGAAATctctgaatttatttaaatagtcgAGTTGATATAATCGAGTAGTAAGCCTTTTAATACttgtagtaataatttttattcaaacgtacgaaattgtaatttgtttctctatctaaaaatcttttaacgcTTTTATGATTTGACTGTATTGAACTTCCAACGttgtttattcaaaattcaatactatcgattatttaaaggattctttcaattatcgataattagaATTTCCGTGCAATTTTATACTCGATAACTCGtacttcttttatattttttttttacctattCTGTCACTTCCATACAAAGGGAAGAGATACAACAATTAACACCgcgtgataattaaaattagattcttCTTGATGATCGCGGAACAagtttcgttttaaaatttatgttaagaTGGAAGGTACGTAAGCAGGTGGAACTGCTCGACAAAGTTTATTTGACTTCAACATACGgaatcttcttctctttcttcttcttcttcttcgtaaaccaacatttttcacaattctttCACAATTCTTCTCCAActtatttgataaatgtttcttttagCAACGAGAATCTCTACCTTTGCGTacgatatgataaaaaaaatatcgtaaaagcGCAAAGTTCAAGTTATTTTCACTTTGTAAAGTAGTTTGCATCaaaaaacttgtaaaaataaatttgaatgataaaaCGGGGGAAACTTGTGTTTTTACTCTTCTATTGGGGACGCGCGAGAATGCATTACAAATAAAGATTCGATTCCTGACCGCGtcaaaaaggataaaaaacgatcgtttccaggtaaaaagaaatttccatcTGATCCATCCTGCTGTCCGGCATGCGGAGTGACCGTAAGGCCGCAGGAGCTCGAGCAACATTTCGCCCAGGAACTCGACAGACTTTACAAGATATCCTCGGCTTCCTCTCGGGCGCGAGCCTCAAGATCCAGCTTGCCACCCGGCCATCCCCAGGATCATCCTCACGGGCCCATGCTCCATGCACCCTCGACCGCCGATGGCACGCCTCATGGAAGATGGGAGACTTACAAAAGGATCAAGGCCAATAGACAGGTGAATTCGAATTCGTCGGATCcacaataattttgtttcgttcgagatcgagtaaataataaaataagtaaaaagtaaaacaGAGTAGAGTAAAAcaataagatagaaaaaaaagtgacgagaaaattttcgaaattgtgaaaaattacgTCGATATGgtgtatttctttcttttttgaaaaagagattTGGAATGTGTACAGGCTAGAATCCGCGTGAAGAACCGGAAACGGAAAGCGGACGAGCCATCGTGCCCCGTGTGCAGCGAGAGGCTATCCGGCACGCCCGAGGAATTGAACCAGCACGTGGAGAGATGCTTAAACAAACACAATAACGGAAATCCTGCCGGCCAAAACAATttggacgaggaggaggtCGACGTGGAGGGCGATGCGGAAACTTTCGAGGAATACGAGTGGGCCGGGCAGAGGAGAGTGCGAGCGTCGTCCATGCTCGTAGGAGGATTCTCCGGtaagtttatatattgataatataacatcaagtaaaatatatcttcgtAGACATATTACTGCCATCtcctatattttctatattttcctcTCAAAATATCGCAATTACGAATAATCAAATgctgtattaaattattatctgttataaattataaatcttgcTTGTATTGCACTTATTACGATATTCATTAACgctatcttttctttccttttttaaaatcaattcgaCTCTACTTAAGCGTCGACAAAATTTCCAACTTCTTTCCTTTAAGATCTTTAAacgataagaagaaaattgtatcCGACGAAGGAAAGGAACATTTACGAATAAATCGCATTACGAATAGCCGCAGGTTTGGCGACGTCGTCGAGCAATCGTTCGTCGGCCGGTGGCAACAGCGGATCGAACCaccaggaggaggaggacgtgGATCTGGTGGTGGACGGGGACGACGCGGCCGAGTTCGGGCCGGCACAGTATTCCGAGGCCGACGTGGTCGCGCCTCGCATGGATGGGACGCCGAGGGAGCAGAAGGAGAGAGACGCCCTCCGGGAAGCGGTGATATCGCCGAACGCGCCCAACACGCCCCACACGCCCCACACGCCCGAGCATCAAATCGGCCAAGGTTTGGTGGAGGTGAAGCCTGAGCCGGGGACGACGACCCCTCTCGGCCAGAGCGAGCAGGACGAGGGCGTCTCGACGTCGCCCAGAAGGGATGGCGACACGCCGGTGATCGAGGCGCTGAGAGGAAGGATTCGGGAACTCGAGGCGGAAATGCGCGGCCAACCGTTCAAATGTCTCATTTGTATGGtgagtttcttcttctctttgcaaaatttcgaaagtgaAGAAACGTTTTCCTCTCGCGATTTCGTACTTCGATCGAAACTTGTCGATTATTACGAGCGAAGTAAGAATAATCGTACGCCGTACTACTTGTCGATTGAAGATAGCGCGTGTGATTGGTTTGCGTAGGAGCAATATAAGAAACCGGTGACTTCCGTCTGTTGCTGGCACGTGCATTGCGAGCAATGTTGGCTACACACGTTGGTAAGTGTAAAAACGAGTATATTTCTTTCCGAAAGTgtgttctctttttcttcttaaattccCCAAGaggaatttaatatcaaacgattgttaaaaaaaatatttgagaatttgTCACTCTTGGAATCTTTAGAAATCGATGAAATCTTGAATTTGAAGCGAAAAGATCGATAAACAAACACGTGGATATCCTTTTGGATTCTTTGAAAATGTAACGAATTGAAATCAGAAATATTGAGAAGAGTTTTCTCTCAACCTTTCAGGGTGCGAAAAAGCTGTGTCCACAGTGCAACATGATAACGTCGCCTTCAGATTTGCGACGTATCTACATGTGAAGGGAGTTGCCAAACAGGAAGCCGTTGGTTCCCGTGTGTTGTTCGtagagaaaaatcgatcgatcgatgaaagggggaaaaaaaaaaaaaaaggaaaaagaaaaagaaagaaaaaaagaaaatgtttcaaaatgtTTCGCACAATCGTGTAaatatctgtatatatttatgcgtCACGTTAAATTAAACTCCTTTTAGATTTACCACGTACGGATACGCACTGTAGCGTTAGTAAATTAAGCCGTGAAAGGCGCGCGTGAATGATGTCTCGATCGAACCGAGTCGAGCAATGTACTTTTATCATTCGTCACGCAGACCaattttcattgtattataacatatatacatatatatatatatataatattttcacgttCCCGATAAGTTATTACGTAACGTTAGCCAAAAGATTGTACgttattttgtgaaataattataatctcgaATGTTAACGGTCGAACGTATATATACTGGTTAAAAGACATtcgtttttttacaaatattcgaataatttcgacgCAATTATgacgtaaattaattatttcttcgctTCGTTTTTTCGCCTCGCTTCTTTCTTTACCGTATTTAGCATACCAAAGGAGTAAGATTCTTCAAAGATCGTTtcgttagatatatatatatatatattttcaacaattttgaaagaataaaaatcgctcaacgataatttttatcgaaaacgaattataaaaatgaaattggaatttttttttcttagattcTACGTGATCCACGAAGAATATCCTCTGGTATGCTTAATAATTCTTGTTGTATCTTCGGATATAGGATAAACCCGCTGCGGTAAATCCGATTGATTATCATCCATCGATAAAAATGTTCGACGATAGTATCGAGCATCGTTGTCTGGATCTGATTCGAATCGAAGACTATATTCGCGCGTACCTGAAAATTCTAGGTGTTATATTTCGAATGGCTAACGTctactttaaagaaaaaaaaaaaaaaacaagtcaCATCACTCCATTTCGCCGGATCTACACCGTTTTTTCtcaatctttctctttcgagcAAACAAAATGTATCTGTGTCTACGATTCATCGAGTTCAATTTACGAAGGacgaatatattatgtatgtgtaaaatataatcgacaactttgttaaaaaagaaacgcaacTATCTCCAGAGTAGGATTTCTGCGAACGAAATGAAATGGTCAATTTGAAAATAgtgggggaaaaagaaagaagaaaaagaaaaaaaataattatcgtatcCGACTCTTCCGTAATTTGTTACATTCgttgttgatattttttaatttgaactcAGGAAGAAGGAGAGCGTCCAATACGTTTgtttttttccaacgataaatattacgtgatatttacgtaatatttacatattcgcatatagtgtaaaaaaaaaaaaaaaaaaaaaaaaaaaaaacagacaatattaatttccattgtctttttaattttatacacggaaacgtatatatttattctactttgccagtaataaaaaacaatttatcgtCAACGATActtgtttaaaaatagatctcacgttatttataaaataatttccgaTCATTTCAACAGGGTTgatacgatattaattttgctcaaatatgaaatttctctaatatatttaaccgGTTCCAATCAATAGGAggaatattcgtaaaaaaaaaaaaaaaaaaaatatatatatatattaattcgttGTACAGATTAAGATGCACATTGAATTTAAAGCAATATATACGAGGTGGAATGTGTTTTTgaaatgtgttttttttttgtttttttttttttttttttttttttgttataaaatgcGTATTATTCACGAGTTACAATGAAATCGACAAACGAGTATACACCAGTATAATCCAATCGACCAAAGTTACGATACGAAGTTtttggataaattaattaatacttattaaaacgaataacacggattcttgttttctttttttttttatacatatataatatataaacacggACGAAACACGGTTTATTTCAAtgagaaaaattcatcgagaaAAGGTACTAAGAGGGAGAagtaaaaaggaagaaggatcTCAACCACACACATAGTCGAAATCTCGAAACTtttcgccatttttttttttctctggcttttcttaaaatcaggttaaagaataatttgcaCAAACGATTCCTCCACGATAGTCGCGCATCGATCGTCGAACCACGAAATgcgaaatattattctcgattaaatgttataatttgttcattcaataattcagagcacattttattatttgttgtaagcggagaaattaattagatgcctttttttaaaatcatttcgtTCATCCTTTCTTTGATAAATCGATCTTCCACTTCCATTCGACTTCGCTCTCCATCTCGCGAAGTTCATAAATCATCGCGAATCATTGGGTGAAGTATCTAATCTACATAAAGTCTGACCAGGGCACGATTCCCCTTGCAAGAATTCCTCTTGCCTCCAGTTTTACCAAATGTTTTACCGAATCCATAAATCACCGCCAATGACGATTCGAGGAAATAAAAGGCaacgaattaatttctacATCTGATTGCgatgaaaaattggagaaaaaagTGTACGATACCacgttgaataatatttcttgtttcaaCGTTAAACAGACGAGTCGATCGAGGGTGATGCTAGTTCGATTTATTCGTCGCACCTCGCCAACACACCAATGAACGTTTTTCTCAAAGCGCAAAACGATCGAATGCACCCATCTGCTCTCTATTTCCCTCTTATCTTTCTATCTTcccctctttccctccctctctctctctttaaacgatcaagattttagatttttgctGCGTGTCTCCTCGTGCACGTTCGAGAAAGTTCTTGTAAATACACTTGAAATCGAGTTAAAAACCAGCAGGAGAGAAATCGGCTCCCCGTTGCGAGCGTTGTTCtgtaatcgaaaataaaacgatcATGGAATGTAGAAGCATTAAGCAGTTAATTTCCCTCGACCTCGGATGCTTGATTGACGCGTCGCAGGTGTGTAAACCGGAAccacgtgtttttttttcttttcttttagatttttctttagatctacgaggaaggaagaaggaagagcgGTGT from Apis mellifera strain DH4 linkage group LG4, Amel_HAv3.1, whole genome shotgun sequence includes the following:
- the LOC725092 gene encoding E3 ubiquitin-protein ligase Rnf220 isoform X4, producing MLHLPPQFLHPLDHRLPFGGFRPLGPSAFAPPSKCLKVETGNGPVTGSGLPSIGSLSSMSNMFSPSSLSSASGGAVVSVSGASASIGGVGGVGGGAGGASGQEVAPQSPAGSASRSPTGTGTGSVPNRGATPDDEDRDANATPGSENTERSTPEEGRPYRLGPVFGGRCGAEALGLGLGLSLGPAYRFALPPGLAAKTTRCLVFDQGKKKFPSDPSCCPACGVTVRPQELEQHFAQELDRLYKISSASSRARASRSSLPPGHPQDHPHGPMLHAPSTADGTPHGRWETYKRIKANRQARIRVKNRKRKADEPSCPVCSERLSGTPEELNQHVERCLNKHNNGNPAGQNNLDEEEVDVEGDAETFEEYEWAGQRRVRASSMLVGGFSAAGLATSSSNRSSAGGNSGSNHQEEEDVDLVVDGDDAAEFGPAQYSEADVVAPRMDGTPREQKERDALREAVISPNAPNTPHTPHTPEHQIGQGLVEVKPEPGTTTPLGQSEQDEGVSTSPRRDGDTPVIEALRGRIRELEAEMRGQPFKCLICMEQYKKPVTSVCCWHVHCEQCWLHTLGAKKLCPQCNMITSPSDLRRIYM
- the LOC725092 gene encoding E3 ubiquitin-protein ligase RNF220 isoform X1 produces the protein MFSNGRISCSDFFGVQQNMDNSAYVPNHLPPPSLVVFSQAGGLPEALRMQRPFNPQVTDSKDLQVPFSTAASLGYGLHHMLHLPPQFLHPLDHRLPFGGFRPLGPSAFAPPSKCLKVETGNGPVTGSGLPSIGSLSSMSNMFSPSSLSSASGGAVVSVSGASASIGGVGGVGGGAGGASGQEVAPQSPAGSASRSPTGTGTGSVPNRGATPDDEDRDANATPGSENTERSTPEEGRPYRLGPVFGGRCGAEALGLGLGLSLGPAYRFALPPGLAAKTTRCLVFDQGKKKFPSDPSCCPACGVTVRPQELEQHFAQELDRLYKISSASSRARASRSSLPPGHPQDHPHGPMLHAPSTADGTPHGRWETYKRIKANRQARIRVKNRKRKADEPSCPVCSERLSGTPEELNQHVERCLNKHNNGNPAGQNNLDEEEVDVEGDAETFEEYEWAGQRRVRASSMLVGGFSAAGLATSSSNRSSAGGNSGSNHQEEEDVDLVVDGDDAAEFGPAQYSEADVVAPRMDGTPREQKERDALREAVISPNAPNTPHTPHTPEHQIGQGLVEVKPEPGTTTPLGQSEQDEGVSTSPRRDGDTPVIEALRGRIRELEAEMRGQPFKCLICMEQYKKPVTSVCCWHVHCEQCWLHTLGAKKLCPQCNMITSPSDLRRIYM
- the LOC725092 gene encoding E3 ubiquitin-protein ligase RNF220 isoform X3, which gives rise to MFSNGRISCSDFFGVQQNMDNSAYVPNHLPPPSLVVFSQAGGLPEALRMQRPFNPQVTDSKDLQVPFSTAASLGYGLHHMLHLPPQFLHPLDHRLPFGGFRPLGPSAFAPPSKCLKVETGNGPVTGSGLPSIGSLSSMSNMFSPSSLSSASGGAVVSVSGASASIGGVGGVGGGAGGASGQEVAPQSPAGSASRSPTGTGTGSVPNRGATPDDEDRDANATPGSENTERSTPEEGRPYRRKKKFPSDPSCCPACGVTVRPQELEQHFAQELDRLYKISSASSRARASRSSLPPGHPQDHPHGPMLHAPSTADGTPHGRWETYKRIKANRQARIRVKNRKRKADEPSCPVCSERLSGTPEELNQHVERCLNKHNNGNPAGQNNLDEEEVDVEGDAETFEEYEWAGQRRVRASSMLVGGFSAAGLATSSSNRSSAGGNSGSNHQEEEDVDLVVDGDDAAEFGPAQYSEADVVAPRMDGTPREQKERDALREAVISPNAPNTPHTPHTPEHQIGQGLVEVKPEPGTTTPLGQSEQDEGVSTSPRRDGDTPVIEALRGRIRELEAEMRGQPFKCLICMEQYKKPVTSVCCWHVHCEQCWLHTLGAKKLCPQCNMITSPSDLRRIYM
- the LOC725092 gene encoding E3 ubiquitin-protein ligase Rnf220 isoform X2, whose product is MDNSAYVPNHLPPPSLVVFSQAGGLPEALRMQRPFNPQVTDSKDLQVPFSTAASLGYGLHHMLHLPPQFLHPLDHRLPFGGFRPLGPSAFAPPSKCLKVETGNGPVTGSGLPSIGSLSSMSNMFSPSSLSSASGGAVVSVSGASASIGGVGGVGGGAGGASGQEVAPQSPAGSASRSPTGTGTGSVPNRGATPDDEDRDANATPGSENTERSTPEEGRPYRLGPVFGGRCGAEALGLGLGLSLGPAYRFALPPGLAAKTTRCLVFDQGKKKFPSDPSCCPACGVTVRPQELEQHFAQELDRLYKISSASSRARASRSSLPPGHPQDHPHGPMLHAPSTADGTPHGRWETYKRIKANRQARIRVKNRKRKADEPSCPVCSERLSGTPEELNQHVERCLNKHNNGNPAGQNNLDEEEVDVEGDAETFEEYEWAGQRRVRASSMLVGGFSAAGLATSSSNRSSAGGNSGSNHQEEEDVDLVVDGDDAAEFGPAQYSEADVVAPRMDGTPREQKERDALREAVISPNAPNTPHTPHTPEHQIGQGLVEVKPEPGTTTPLGQSEQDEGVSTSPRRDGDTPVIEALRGRIRELEAEMRGQPFKCLICMEQYKKPVTSVCCWHVHCEQCWLHTLGAKKLCPQCNMITSPSDLRRIYM